A genomic stretch from Bradyrhizobium sp. 195 includes:
- a CDS encoding ABC transporter ATP-binding protein — protein sequence MATPSALELVAVTKRYDTTLAVDTVNLKIPAGTYCCLLGPSGCGKTSTLRMIAGHEAVSEGDIILGSQNVTDLPPAERGTAMMFQSYALFPHLSVIDNVAFALKMRGIDKPTRHKRAGELLELVAMSPYAGRLPAQLSGGQQQRVALARALITEPQILLLDEPLSALDPFLRVRMRGELKRLQRELGISFIQVTHGQEEAMALADHIVVMNHGRIEQQGTARDIFHHPRTEFVARFIGGHNVLSDAGNLIAVRADQLGIAPFTNGAFGAPALLTQTEYQGSYVAVSLTLDDGTALFSHVPEATFDVHPFRPGDRVLATWDPAKAQRLQ from the coding sequence ATGGCCACTCCCTCCGCTCTCGAACTGGTCGCCGTCACCAAGCGCTATGACACGACGCTGGCGGTCGACACCGTCAATTTGAAGATCCCGGCCGGCACCTATTGCTGCCTGCTCGGCCCGTCCGGCTGCGGCAAGACATCGACCCTGCGGATGATCGCGGGCCACGAGGCAGTCAGCGAGGGCGACATCATCCTGGGCAGCCAGAACGTCACCGACTTGCCGCCGGCCGAGCGCGGCACGGCGATGATGTTCCAGTCCTACGCGCTGTTTCCGCATCTGAGCGTGATCGACAACGTCGCCTTCGCCTTGAAGATGCGCGGCATCGACAAGCCGACGCGTCACAAGCGTGCCGGCGAATTGCTGGAGCTGGTGGCGATGAGCCCCTATGCGGGCCGGCTGCCGGCGCAGCTCTCCGGCGGCCAGCAGCAGCGCGTCGCGCTCGCTCGCGCGCTGATCACCGAGCCGCAGATCCTCCTGCTCGACGAGCCGCTGTCCGCGCTCGATCCGTTCCTGCGGGTGAGGATGCGCGGTGAACTCAAGCGGCTGCAGCGCGAGCTTGGCATCAGCTTCATCCAGGTCACCCATGGCCAGGAAGAAGCAATGGCGCTCGCCGACCACATCGTGGTGATGAACCATGGCCGGATCGAGCAGCAGGGCACGGCCCGCGACATCTTCCACCATCCCCGCACCGAATTCGTCGCGCGCTTCATCGGCGGCCACAACGTGCTCAGCGACGCCGGCAACCTGATCGCCGTGCGCGCCGATCAACTCGGCATCGCGCCGTTCACCAATGGTGCGTTCGGCGCGCCGGCGCTGCTGACCCAGACCGAGTACCAGGGCTCCTATGTCGCCGTCTCGCTCACGCTCGACGACGGCACGGCCCTGTTCTCCCACGTTCCCGAAGCCACCTTCGACGTCCACCCGTTCCGTCCGGGCGATCGTGTGCTGGCCACCTGGGATCCCGCCAAGGCGCAACGCCTGCAATAG